A region from the Mycolicibacterium phlei genome encodes:
- a CDS encoding ATP-grasp fold amidoligase family protein — translation MPLLANRPAPPLLLAAHRRVLTTLPVPLVRQAFYLTMLHRRGNFRNPRTFNEKVNWRILNDRRDRIIAACDKLRMKEMARAAYPGDDLKIPEVLWAGTDLRDAPDPVSLPPWVLKPNHSSGQALFGPGPDTDVATLLDKTRDWWRRTPLELGEWGYREARPLLFLERRIPTPDGEPPADYKFFVFDGRVELIQVNRGRFGHQTATFLDADWNRLPVRWRIRPVADEPRPAELDAMLRIASTLGADWDFIRIDLYAVDGQVWFGEYTPYPGGGLLRYTPRRFDDEQGRHWTLPPLDQVRRGMP, via the coding sequence ATGCCCCTGCTGGCGAACCGGCCCGCGCCGCCGCTGCTGCTGGCCGCGCACCGACGTGTCCTGACGACGCTGCCCGTCCCACTGGTCCGGCAGGCGTTCTACCTGACGATGCTGCACCGGCGCGGGAACTTCCGGAACCCGCGCACCTTCAACGAGAAGGTCAACTGGCGCATCCTCAACGACCGGCGGGACCGGATCATCGCCGCGTGCGACAAACTGCGGATGAAGGAGATGGCCAGGGCCGCCTATCCCGGCGACGATCTGAAGATCCCGGAAGTCCTTTGGGCGGGAACGGATCTGCGCGACGCGCCGGATCCGGTGAGCCTGCCGCCGTGGGTGCTCAAACCCAACCACAGCAGCGGGCAGGCGCTGTTCGGGCCCGGCCCGGACACCGACGTGGCGACCCTGCTGGACAAGACCCGCGACTGGTGGCGGCGCACCCCGCTGGAGCTGGGGGAGTGGGGCTACCGTGAGGCGCGGCCGCTGCTGTTTCTCGAACGGCGCATCCCGACCCCAGACGGGGAGCCGCCCGCGGACTACAAGTTCTTCGTGTTCGACGGCCGCGTCGAGCTGATCCAGGTCAACCGCGGCCGGTTCGGACACCAGACCGCGACGTTCCTCGACGCCGACTGGAACCGGCTGCCGGTGCGGTGGCGGATCCGACCCGTCGCCGATGAGCCGCGGCCCGCGGAACTCGACGCGATGCTGCGCATCGCGAGCACGCTGGGCGCCGACTGGGATTTCATCCGCATCGACCTGTACGCCGTCGACGGGCAGGTCTGGTTCGGTGAGTACACCCCGTACCCGGGCGGTGGACTGCTGCGCTACACACCGCGCCGCTTCGACGACGAGCAGGGGCGGCACTGGACGCTACCGCCGCTGGACCAGGTCCGGCGGGGCATGCCCTAG
- a CDS encoding methionyl-tRNA formyltransferase, with protein sequence MRVVFFGFQTWGVRTLQALLDLGHDVPLAVTHPRSGQSYKAIWADSVEDFARERAIPVHLTERIDHDTIDLVKHAEPDVIVVNSWYTWMPPELYNLPPHGTLNLHDSLLPKFTGFSPVLWALISGESEFGLTIHRMDEGLDTGDILVQHALPIGPDATGTELVLRGMELIPGALREALTALETGTAVWRPQNKAERTYFHKRSERDSLIDWTWPAEDLERFVRALSEPYPRAYTHYRGERIEVLAARVSEARYGGTPGRVVVQEGGGVVVSGPDARRGGNRGLVITRVRTADGTEHDGREFFLPGGYLTSRV encoded by the coding sequence TTGCGCGTCGTCTTCTTCGGATTCCAGACCTGGGGTGTGAGAACCCTGCAGGCGCTACTCGATCTGGGACATGACGTCCCGCTGGCGGTGACCCATCCGCGCAGCGGGCAGTCCTACAAGGCGATCTGGGCGGACTCGGTCGAGGACTTCGCGCGCGAGCGCGCCATCCCGGTCCATCTCACCGAACGCATCGACCACGACACCATCGATCTGGTCAAACACGCCGAGCCCGACGTCATCGTCGTCAACAGCTGGTACACCTGGATGCCGCCGGAGCTGTACAACCTGCCGCCGCACGGCACGCTGAACCTGCACGATTCGCTGCTGCCGAAGTTCACCGGCTTCTCCCCGGTGCTGTGGGCGCTGATCAGCGGTGAGTCGGAGTTCGGCCTGACCATTCACCGGATGGACGAGGGCCTGGACACCGGCGACATCCTGGTCCAGCACGCGCTGCCGATCGGACCCGACGCGACCGGCACCGAGTTGGTGCTGCGCGGGATGGAGCTGATCCCCGGAGCGCTGCGGGAGGCGCTGACCGCGCTGGAGACCGGCACCGCGGTGTGGCGCCCGCAGAACAAGGCCGAACGCACCTACTTCCACAAGCGATCCGAGCGCGACAGCCTCATCGACTGGACCTGGCCGGCCGAGGACCTGGAACGGTTCGTGCGGGCGCTGTCGGAGCCGTATCCGCGGGCCTACACCCACTACCGCGGCGAGCGCATCGAGGTGCTGGCGGCCCGGGTGTCGGAGGCGCGCTACGGCGGCACCCCCGGCCGGGTGGTGGTGCAGGAGGGCGGCGGTGTGGTGGTGAGCGGGCCCGACGCCCGCCGCGGAGGCAACCGCGGGCTCGTCATCACCAGGGTGCGCACCGCCGACGGAACCGAGCACGACGGCCGCGAGTTCTTCCTGCCGGGCGGGTACCTGACGAGCCGGGTGTAG
- the aroQ gene encoding type II 3-dehydroquinate dehydratase, protein MTQTVLVVNGPNLGRLGKREPEVYGSTTYEQLVALIEAQAAELGFNAVVRQSDSEADLLGWIHAAADAGDPVIINPGAFTHTSIALRDACAELRAPLIEVHISNVHAREEFRRHSYLSPIATGVIIGLGIQGYLLALRYLATALPPAAPEE, encoded by the coding sequence ATGACGCAGACGGTGCTTGTGGTCAACGGCCCCAACCTCGGTCGACTCGGCAAGCGCGAACCGGAGGTCTACGGCAGCACCACCTATGAGCAGCTGGTGGCCCTGATCGAGGCCCAGGCCGCCGAACTGGGCTTCAACGCGGTGGTGCGGCAGAGTGACAGCGAGGCCGACCTGCTCGGCTGGATCCATGCGGCCGCCGACGCCGGGGACCCGGTGATCATCAACCCGGGCGCGTTCACCCACACCTCGATCGCGCTGCGCGACGCCTGCGCCGAACTGCGCGCGCCGTTGATCGAGGTGCACATCTCCAATGTGCACGCCCGCGAGGAGTTCCGCCGCCACTCCTACCTGAGCCCGATCGCCACCGGGGTGATCATCGGCCTCGGGATCCAGGGCTACCTGCTCGCGCTGCGGTATCTCGCCACGGCACTGCCGCCCGCGGCGCCGGAGGAGTGA
- the aroB gene encoding 3-dehydroquinate synthase — protein sequence MTEPVRVDVLVDPPYPVIIGTGLLGELERTLEGRHKVAILHQPVLAQTAEVIRKTLADKGIDAHRIEIPDAEKGKDLPVVGFIWEVLGRIGVGRRDAIVSLGGGAATDVAGFAAATWLRGIDIVHVPTTLLGMVDAAVGGKTGINTDAGKNLVGAFHQPAAVLVDLATLETLPRNELVAGMAEIVKAGFIADPTILDLIEADPEAALDPTGTVLPELIRRAIAVKAEVVAADEKESQLREILNYGHTLAHAIERRERYQWRHGAAVSVGLVFAAELGRLAGRLDDATADRHRSILTSLGLPVSYDADAFPQLLENMAGDKKTRAGVLRFVVLDGLAKPGRLEGPDPSLLAAAYSEIGAEAS from the coding sequence GTGACTGAGCCCGTGAGAGTAGACGTCCTCGTCGACCCGCCGTACCCCGTCATCATCGGCACCGGACTGCTCGGTGAGCTCGAGCGCACGCTCGAAGGTCGGCACAAGGTCGCGATCCTGCACCAGCCGGTGCTGGCCCAGACCGCCGAGGTGATCCGGAAGACCTTGGCGGACAAGGGAATCGACGCACACCGCATCGAGATCCCGGATGCCGAGAAGGGCAAGGACCTGCCCGTCGTCGGCTTCATCTGGGAGGTGCTCGGCCGCATCGGCGTCGGCCGCAGGGACGCCATCGTCAGCCTCGGCGGGGGAGCGGCCACCGACGTGGCAGGCTTCGCCGCGGCCACCTGGCTGCGCGGTATCGACATCGTGCACGTGCCCACCACACTGCTCGGCATGGTCGACGCCGCGGTGGGCGGCAAGACCGGCATCAACACCGACGCCGGGAAGAACCTCGTCGGCGCCTTCCACCAGCCCGCCGCCGTGCTCGTCGACCTGGCCACGCTGGAGACGCTGCCGCGCAACGAACTCGTCGCGGGCATGGCCGAGATCGTCAAGGCCGGGTTCATCGCCGACCCGACGATCCTGGACCTGATCGAGGCCGACCCCGAGGCCGCCCTGGATCCCACCGGAACCGTTCTGCCCGAACTGATCCGGCGCGCCATCGCGGTCAAGGCGGAGGTGGTGGCCGCCGACGAGAAGGAATCGCAGCTGCGCGAGATCCTCAACTACGGCCACACCCTCGCCCACGCCATCGAACGCCGCGAGCGCTACCAGTGGCGCCACGGCGCCGCGGTCTCGGTGGGGCTGGTGTTCGCCGCCGAACTCGGCAGGCTGGCGGGCCGTCTCGACGACGCCACCGCCGACCGGCACCGGTCGATCCTGACGTCGCTGGGCCTGCCGGTCAGCTACGACGCCGACGCGTTCCCGCAGCTGCTGGAGAACATGGCCGGCGACAAGAAGACCCGCGCCGGGGTGCTGCGCTTCGTCGTGCTCGACGGGCTGGCCAAACCCGGCCGGCTGGAGGGCCCGGATCCGTCGCTGCTGGCGGCGGCGTACTCAGAGATCGGAGCGGAGGCGTCATGA
- a CDS encoding shikimate kinase → MAPRAVLVGLPGSGKSTIGRRLAKALGLELLDTDAAIEETTGRTIADIFATDGEAEFRRIEEEVIRSALQTHDGVLSLGGGAVTTPGVREALAGHTVIYLEISANEGIRRTGGSTVRPLLAGPDRAEKYKELMAQRVPLYRKVATMRVNTNRRNPGAVVRYIVSRLENENAQGQSRRRRRPPWRRGPSSLSAEPSTEAPPSPATVAARNAKVNRD, encoded by the coding sequence ATGGCTCCCCGGGCGGTACTGGTCGGGTTGCCCGGATCGGGCAAGTCGACGATCGGGCGCCGGCTGGCCAAGGCGCTGGGGCTGGAGTTGCTCGACACCGACGCCGCGATCGAGGAGACCACCGGCCGCACCATCGCCGACATCTTCGCCACCGACGGTGAGGCGGAGTTCCGCCGCATCGAGGAGGAGGTCATCCGCTCGGCGCTGCAGACCCACGACGGGGTGCTGTCACTCGGCGGCGGTGCCGTCACCACCCCCGGGGTGCGCGAGGCGCTGGCCGGCCACACCGTGATCTACCTGGAGATCAGCGCCAACGAGGGCATCCGGCGCACCGGCGGCAGCACCGTGCGCCCGCTGCTGGCCGGGCCCGACCGCGCCGAGAAGTACAAAGAGCTCATGGCGCAACGGGTTCCGCTGTACCGCAAGGTCGCGACCATGCGCGTCAACACCAACCGGCGCAACCCCGGCGCCGTCGTCCGCTATATCGTCAGCCGGCTGGAGAACGAGAACGCCCAGGGCCAGTCCCGGCGCAGGCGCCGTCCGCCGTGGCGGCGCGGCCCGTCCTCGCTGTCCGCCGAACCCAGTACCGAGGCCCCGCCGTCACCGGCGACGGTCGCCGCCCGCAACGCAAAGGTCAACCGTGACTGA
- the aroC gene encoding chorismate synthase — MLRWTTAGESHGRALVAVVEGMVAGVHVTSDDIAAQLARRRLGYGRGARMKFEQDLVTVLAGVRHGVTLGGPIAIEIGNTEWPKWETVMAPDPVDPAELAESARNAPLTRPRPGHADYAGMLKYGFDDARPVLERASARETAARVAAGTVARNFLKEALGVEVISHVISIGASEPYVGPPPQAADLAAIDASPVRAFDKAAEESMIAEIEAAKKDGDTLGGVIEVVANGLPVGLGSFISGDNRLDSQLAAAVMGIQAIKGVEIGDGFETARRRGSAAHDEMYPGPDGVVRSTNRAGGLEGGMTNGQPLRVRAAMKPISTVPRALATVDMATGEEAVAIHQRSDVCAVPAAGVVAETMVALVLARAALEKFGGDSLAETKANIDNYLRAVAAREPAQSVQASR; from the coding sequence GTGTTGCGATGGACCACTGCTGGTGAATCACACGGCCGCGCCCTGGTGGCCGTGGTCGAAGGCATGGTCGCGGGAGTCCACGTAACCTCCGACGACATCGCGGCACAGTTGGCCCGCCGTCGTCTGGGGTACGGCCGCGGCGCCCGGATGAAGTTCGAACAGGACCTGGTCACGGTGCTGGCCGGGGTGCGCCACGGCGTCACACTGGGCGGGCCGATCGCGATCGAGATCGGCAACACCGAGTGGCCCAAGTGGGAGACGGTGATGGCGCCGGACCCCGTCGACCCCGCTGAGCTGGCCGAAAGCGCCCGCAACGCGCCGCTGACCCGGCCCCGGCCCGGCCACGCCGACTACGCGGGCATGCTCAAGTACGGCTTCGACGACGCCCGCCCGGTGCTGGAGCGCGCCAGCGCCCGCGAGACCGCGGCCCGCGTCGCCGCCGGCACCGTCGCCCGCAACTTCCTCAAGGAGGCGCTCGGCGTCGAGGTGATCTCGCACGTCATCTCCATCGGCGCCTCCGAGCCGTACGTCGGCCCGCCGCCGCAGGCCGCGGATCTGGCCGCCATCGACGCCAGCCCGGTGCGCGCGTTCGACAAGGCCGCCGAGGAGTCGATGATCGCCGAGATCGAGGCCGCCAAGAAGGACGGCGACACCCTCGGCGGCGTGATCGAGGTGGTGGCCAACGGGCTGCCGGTCGGGCTCGGCTCCTTCATCAGCGGCGACAACCGCCTCGACAGCCAGCTGGCCGCCGCGGTGATGGGCATCCAGGCCATCAAGGGTGTCGAGATCGGCGACGGTTTCGAGACCGCCCGCCGCCGCGGCAGCGCCGCCCACGACGAGATGTACCCCGGCCCCGACGGTGTCGTCCGCTCGACGAACCGGGCCGGCGGGCTGGAGGGCGGCATGACCAACGGCCAGCCGCTGCGGGTGCGCGCCGCGATGAAGCCGATCTCCACGGTGCCGCGGGCGCTGGCCACCGTCGACATGGCCACCGGCGAGGAGGCCGTCGCGATCCACCAGCGCTCCGACGTGTGCGCGGTGCCCGCCGCCGGCGTGGTGGCCGAGACGATGGTCGCGCTGGTGCTGGCCCGCGCGGCGCTGGAGAAGTTCGGCGGTGACTCGCTGGCCGAGACCAAGGCCAACATCGACAACTACCTGCGGGCGGTGGCCGCCCGCGAACCGGCGCAATCGGTGCAGGCCTCACGCTGA
- a CDS encoding TetR/AcrR family transcriptional regulator, which yields MPAPRRTQAERTEATTTALLAAARALFVEHGYEATSLDAVAAAAGMTKGAVYHHFDGKRRLFEAVLTQEVQRMTGPLLEAYRRKKDPWEAFGSACRAFLGECLDPGVQRIVLRDGFTALGWEEVRRLEQPLLELMEQAITRAVDAGRIARRPAAPLAHFLFGALCEAAMTVARADDPDSAHRQAVSELRRVLDGLVIG from the coding sequence ATGCCCGCACCCCGCCGCACCCAGGCCGAGCGCACCGAGGCGACGACGACCGCGCTGCTCGCCGCCGCCCGCGCGCTGTTCGTCGAGCACGGCTACGAGGCGACCTCACTGGACGCCGTCGCCGCCGCCGCCGGGATGACCAAGGGCGCGGTCTACCACCACTTCGACGGCAAGCGCCGGCTGTTCGAGGCCGTCCTCACCCAGGAGGTGCAGCGCATGACGGGCCCGCTGCTCGAGGCCTACCGGCGCAAGAAGGACCCCTGGGAGGCGTTCGGCAGCGCCTGCCGCGCCTTCCTCGGCGAATGCCTCGACCCGGGTGTGCAGCGCATCGTGCTGCGCGACGGGTTCACCGCGCTGGGCTGGGAGGAGGTGCGCCGCCTCGAGCAGCCGCTGCTGGAGTTGATGGAGCAGGCGATCACCCGCGCCGTCGACGCCGGCCGGATCGCCCGGCGACCCGCCGCGCCGCTGGCCCACTTCCTGTTCGGGGCGCTGTGCGAGGCCGCGATGACCGTCGCCCGCGCCGACGACCCGGACAGCGCACACCGGCAGGCGGTCAGTGAGCTGCGTCGCGTCCTGGACGGCCTGGTGATCGGCTGA
- a CDS encoding DUF3237 family protein: MTAGVVDQLPLVDALPVAHLFDMQVDLQPAQPISTPLGTRLTFVVNGGTITGPALTGEVLPGGGDWLLVGADGVGRVDVRVTLRSHDDVLIHFESAGIIKVPADGLQRLAAGQALPFGETYVRTTPRLATSDERYARISRGRVGGRWFAQAPVLVLETVGRRSGERRITPVLYLRWGNALVVMAANAGSSRTPAWWLNLRDAGSGAVQVGAARWTVRPRELTGDERDRAWRAFVEMYPQAEHYTRFTERRFPLVALEPAPTTPAPDR; encoded by the coding sequence ATGACCGCCGGTGTGGTCGACCAGCTTCCGCTCGTCGACGCCCTGCCCGTCGCCCACCTCTTCGACATGCAGGTCGATCTCCAGCCGGCGCAACCGATCTCGACGCCCCTCGGTACGCGGCTGACCTTCGTCGTCAACGGCGGCACCATCACCGGCCCGGCGCTGACCGGCGAGGTGCTGCCCGGCGGCGGTGACTGGCTGCTCGTCGGCGCCGACGGCGTCGGCCGCGTCGACGTCCGCGTCACCCTGCGGTCCCACGACGACGTGCTCATCCACTTCGAGAGCGCCGGCATCATCAAGGTTCCCGCCGACGGGCTGCAGCGGCTGGCCGCCGGGCAGGCACTGCCGTTCGGCGAGACGTACGTGCGGACCACCCCGCGGCTGGCCACCTCCGACGAGCGCTACGCCCGCATCAGCCGCGGCCGGGTCGGCGGCCGGTGGTTTGCGCAGGCACCGGTTCTGGTGCTCGAGACGGTCGGGCGCCGCAGCGGTGAGCGGCGTATCACCCCGGTGCTCTACCTGCGGTGGGGTAACGCGCTGGTGGTGATGGCCGCCAACGCCGGATCGTCGCGCACCCCGGCGTGGTGGCTGAACCTGCGCGACGCCGGATCGGGTGCCGTGCAGGTCGGTGCCGCCCGTTGGACGGTGCGGCCGCGGGAGCTGACCGGCGACGAACGTGACCGCGCCTGGCGTGCCTTCGTCGAGATGTACCCGCAGGCCGAGCATTACACCCGTTTCACCGAACGGCGGTTCCCGCTTGTTGCGCTGGAACCCGCGCCAACCACTCCGGCACCGGACAGGTGA
- a CDS encoding nuclear transport factor 2 family protein, giving the protein MQITPSTLSALSERYLAAWAARDPDAIANLHATDTQFWIHNGAGPVFGRAAARDAFATLFAQFPDFSFEVYRVLYGDDHWVLDWALISGDIRFDCLDLVTVSPEGLVRRKDSFIDAAQLAAALDGAGS; this is encoded by the coding sequence ATGCAAATCACTCCGTCGACCCTGTCCGCCCTGTCCGAGCGGTACCTCGCCGCCTGGGCCGCGCGCGATCCCGATGCGATCGCGAACCTGCACGCCACGGACACGCAGTTCTGGATCCACAACGGCGCAGGTCCGGTGTTCGGCCGCGCCGCCGCCCGCGATGCCTTCGCCACGCTGTTCGCCCAGTTCCCGGACTTCTCGTTCGAGGTCTACCGGGTGCTCTACGGCGACGACCACTGGGTACTGGACTGGGCACTGATCTCCGGCGACATCCGGTTCGACTGCCTGGATCTGGTGACCGTCAGCCCGGAGGGGCTGGTCAGGCGCAAGGACTCGTTCATCGACGCCGCCCAGCTCGCCGCCGCGCTCGACGGGGCGGGATCATGA
- a CDS encoding prepilin peptidase, translated as MAAVLVWLLALSVFDLRERRLPNWLTLPGAAVIPAVAALHGRGPAALAGAGALFAVYLVVHLVAPASLGAGDVKLAPGIGALTGAFGADAWLVAALGTALLSAVWAVALLVRRSDSVVPHGVSMCIGAAAVYLLHTVSR; from the coding sequence GTGGCCGCGGTGCTGGTCTGGCTGCTCGCGCTGAGCGTCTTCGACCTGCGCGAGCGCCGACTGCCGAACTGGCTGACGCTGCCGGGCGCGGCGGTGATCCCGGCGGTCGCGGCGCTGCACGGCAGGGGTCCGGCGGCGCTGGCCGGTGCGGGCGCGCTGTTCGCGGTCTATCTCGTCGTGCATCTGGTGGCGCCCGCATCGCTGGGGGCGGGTGACGTCAAACTCGCGCCCGGGATCGGTGCGCTGACGGGTGCGTTCGGTGCCGACGCGTGGCTGGTGGCCGCTTTGGGGACGGCGCTGCTGTCCGCGGTGTGGGCGGTCGCGTTGCTTGTTCGGCGATCGGACTCCGTTGTGCCACACGGTGTCTCGATGTGCATCGGCGCCGCCGCGGTTTACCTATTGCATACCGTGAGTAGGTAA
- a CDS encoding shikimate dehydrogenase: MSGRKAAVLGSPIAHSRSPQLHLAAYRALGLTDWTYDRIECTAEQLPGLVGGLGPEWVGLSVTMPGKFAALRVADERTTRAELVGSANTLVRTETGWRADNTDIDGVSGALGEVPTGHGVVVGSGGTAPAAVVGLAELGVRRITVLARNREKAAPLVELAGHVGAEGRWCDIEGTGVAATLADADVMVSTIPAAAAAGHADVLAVVPLLLDAIYDPWPTPLAEAVTARGGRVISGLQMLLNQAFSQVEQFTGMPAPKEAMRAALEGA, from the coding sequence GTGAGCGGACGCAAGGCGGCGGTCCTCGGGTCGCCGATCGCCCATTCCCGGTCGCCGCAACTGCACCTGGCGGCGTACCGGGCGCTCGGCCTGACCGACTGGACCTATGACCGCATCGAGTGCACCGCCGAGCAGTTGCCCGGGCTGGTCGGCGGGCTGGGCCCGGAATGGGTCGGGCTGTCGGTGACGATGCCCGGCAAGTTCGCGGCGTTGCGCGTCGCCGATGAGCGCACCACGCGGGCCGAACTGGTCGGCTCGGCGAACACGCTGGTCCGCACCGAGACCGGTTGGCGGGCCGACAACACCGACATCGACGGGGTCTCCGGCGCGCTGGGGGAGGTGCCCACCGGGCACGGGGTCGTGGTCGGGTCGGGCGGGACGGCGCCCGCGGCGGTGGTCGGGCTGGCCGAGCTCGGGGTCCGGCGCATCACGGTGCTGGCCCGCAACCGTGAGAAGGCCGCGCCGCTGGTGGAGCTGGCCGGGCACGTGGGCGCCGAGGGGCGCTGGTGCGATATCGAGGGCACCGGGGTCGCGGCGACGCTGGCCGACGCCGACGTCATGGTCAGCACCATCCCGGCCGCGGCGGCCGCCGGGCACGCCGACGTGCTCGCGGTGGTGCCGCTGCTGCTCGACGCGATCTACGACCCGTGGCCGACCCCGCTGGCCGAGGCGGTGACCGCCAGGGGCGGCCGGGTGATCAGCGGTCTGCAGATGCTGCTCAATCAGGCGTTCTCCCAGGTCGAACAGTTCACCGGGATGCCCGCGCCCAAAGAGGCGATGCGGGCGGCGCTGGAGGGCGCTTAG
- the mltG gene encoding endolytic transglycosylase MltG, which translates to MTDHWGQDRAEPVAVGPPRRRMTRADRIRAARNRRKRRIAGGVAIGVLIVVVVGAVFLGSRLWHSFFGGTTDFTGDGVNDVVIQVHDGDTTTAIGQTLQDHNVVANAAAFVDAAQGNEAIAAIQPGFYKLRTEISAANAVQRLADPQNRVGKLTIPEGRQLDDVRDVKTDAVTQGILSLIAEASCVDLDGERTCVSADALREAAATASLDTLKVPEWAVAPATMMGDDHRRLEGLIAAGTWNIDPSADPQEILSTLISASAERYAQGGLLKMAAAMNMSPYQILTVGSLVQRESNPEDFDKVARVIYNRLAEDRTLEFDSTVNYPLDRVEVATTDNDRAQHNPWNTYVRPGLPATPICSPGQPALQAAERPADGDWLYFVTVDMEGTTLFTREYDQHLENIEIARRNGVLDSAR; encoded by the coding sequence ATGACTGACCATTGGGGCCAGGATCGAGCCGAGCCCGTGGCGGTCGGACCGCCGCGGCGCCGGATGACCCGCGCCGACCGGATCCGCGCGGCGCGCAACCGCCGCAAGCGCCGGATCGCCGGCGGGGTCGCGATCGGCGTGCTGATCGTGGTCGTGGTCGGTGCGGTGTTCCTCGGATCGCGGCTGTGGCACTCCTTCTTCGGCGGTACCACCGACTTCACCGGCGACGGCGTCAACGACGTGGTCATCCAGGTGCACGACGGTGACACCACCACCGCGATCGGGCAGACGCTGCAGGACCACAACGTGGTGGCGAACGCCGCCGCGTTCGTCGACGCCGCACAGGGCAACGAGGCGATCGCGGCGATCCAGCCGGGCTTCTACAAGTTGCGCACCGAGATCTCGGCGGCCAACGCCGTGCAGCGGCTGGCCGATCCGCAGAACCGGGTCGGCAAGCTGACCATCCCGGAGGGCCGCCAGCTCGACGACGTACGCGATGTCAAGACCGACGCGGTGACACAGGGCATCCTGTCGCTGATCGCCGAGGCGTCGTGCGTCGACCTCGACGGCGAGCGCACCTGCGTGTCGGCCGACGCGCTGCGGGAGGCCGCCGCGACGGCCAGCCTCGACACGCTGAAGGTGCCGGAGTGGGCGGTCGCACCGGCCACCATGATGGGCGACGACCACCGCCGGCTGGAGGGCCTGATCGCGGCGGGCACCTGGAACATCGACCCGTCGGCGGATCCGCAGGAGATCCTGTCGACGCTGATCTCGGCCAGCGCCGAACGGTACGCCCAGGGCGGGCTGCTGAAGATGGCCGCCGCGATGAACATGTCGCCGTACCAGATCCTGACTGTGGGGTCGCTGGTGCAGCGTGAGTCGAACCCGGAGGACTTCGACAAGGTCGCCCGAGTGATCTACAACCGGTTGGCCGAGGACCGCACGCTGGAGTTCGACTCGACGGTGAACTATCCGCTCGACCGTGTCGAGGTGGCCACCACCGACAACGACCGGGCGCAGCACAATCCGTGGAACACCTATGTGCGGCCCGGGCTGCCCGCGACGCCGATCTGCTCGCCGGGACAGCCGGCCCTGCAGGCCGCCGAGCGGCCCGCCGACGGCGACTGGCTGTACTTCGTCACCGTGGACATGGAGGGCACCACACTGTTCACCCGGGAGTACGACCAGCACCTGGAGAACATCGAGATCGCGCGCCGCAACGGCGTTCTCGACTCGGCGCGGTGA
- the ruvX gene encoding Holliday junction resolvase RuvX, whose product MASTDDRLPDRPGSSLDPPDPGRGRRIGIDVGTVRIGVAVSDPDGILATPVETVQRDRRKNSDRHIGRLVALVRELDAVEVVVGLPRTLADRAGTSAKDAVALADALAARISPTPVRLADERLTTVMAQRSLREAGVRAKGQRSVIDQAAAVGILQNWLDQRRAVIASTAHGEVGDD is encoded by the coding sequence GTGGCCTCCACCGACGACCGTCTGCCGGACCGGCCGGGCAGTTCGCTGGACCCGCCTGATCCGGGTCGGGGCCGTCGGATCGGGATCGACGTCGGCACCGTGCGCATCGGGGTGGCCGTCAGCGATCCCGACGGGATCCTGGCTACGCCGGTGGAGACGGTCCAGCGGGATCGCCGCAAGAACTCCGACCGCCACATCGGCCGGCTCGTCGCGCTGGTCCGCGAACTCGACGCCGTCGAGGTGGTGGTCGGGCTGCCGCGCACCCTGGCCGACCGCGCCGGCACGTCCGCCAAGGACGCCGTCGCGCTGGCCGACGCGCTGGCCGCCCGCATCAGCCCGACGCCGGTGCGGCTGGCCGACGAACGACTCACCACCGTGATGGCCCAGCGGTCCCTACGGGAGGCCGGTGTCCGGGCCAAGGGGCAGCGCTCGGTCATCGACCAGGCCGCCGCGGTGGGCATCCTGCAGAACTGGTTGGACCAACGGCGTGCGGTGATCGCGAGCACCGCGCATGGAGAGGTTGGCGATGACTGA